The Vitis riparia cultivar Riparia Gloire de Montpellier isolate 1030 chromosome 3, EGFV_Vit.rip_1.0, whole genome shotgun sequence genome segment CAACAGTATATAGCCTTAAATCACATTTGAATAGTTGTATAAAATACAatctatttttttgtattaaaattaatctttacaatttttaaaatgtgggattcaatttttttcaaagtgaGAATGGTTGGATGTGGTGACATGAAATTTCATGCTAACCTTTTCTCTGCTGCCCTGTGGAGAAGAAGACATTTGGTTTCTGAGAGTAGAACTGCAGAATGTATGGCTACCCCCATTGAGCCTGTAGGGAGATTTGCTCTTTGTTGTGGGGTTTTTCAGCAGCTTGATGAGAATGTGGCTACAAGGAAGAAAAGGAGCAGGGAATTTTCTGGGAACTTGTGACTAGTGGCAGCAGGTGACCTTGCAAAATGATGAGTTATCATGGCTTGACTTCTGATACAGAATTAGATCCCCCATTGTGATCATCTCCCCTTTATGTAAAAGCTAAGTATACAATGTTTAGCTCCCTGTATGGTAATGAAATCTTAGGCGGTTCTTTTTCCTTAGATAAGCCACGAATGCCTTCTACTGTGATTCCCCACCTTCATGAGACCATAGTTCATATATCACATGATGAgtatttgtatttgtatttgtaAATGTTTACAAGAGAATTGATTGTATTTGTATTTCTCATTCATGTACAAGTAAGCAAAAATTGATAGGCCTTTGCCCATGACATACTACATTATGTGTTCTAAAACCTAGTGATTGAGGATATTGAGGAGAGATACCCTGGTTTTGATCAACCTCCTGGATAGGAACTCTAGACCTTCTTCAAGATCTTGAATGCTCGACTCCAAATTCCCTAATTTATTTTGCACATTATCAACATGAACTGGGTTAACTAATTTGCCCTTGTGATCAATGAGGGTGTTCAATGCAGAATCCACCTCAAAATCAGTGAGGCCTGCTGGTGCTTCCTCACACGCCACCTGCTTGTGGTGGATCAGTTTTGAAACTAAAGACCAGCTGCTTGACTTTGATCTCACAGTTGATCCAGATATTGAGGATAACAAAGATTCAAGCACTGTGAGAGTCACCATTTCCACCTCTCTTAACATGCTGACCATGGAGAGAGCCTCAGAGTCTGTGTTCAAGGGAGAGAAACTGCACTTGTTCTTCATGCCCTTCAGATTCTTTAGGGCCTTGTGGATTGCCTTCATCACCTTCTTCCTAGAGGTTAAATATTCCTCAACCTTGGTTGAGATCCTATATTCACCTCTTCGCCTTCTGCGTAGAGTTGATTGAAGTTCATTTACACATTCCTTTGTCTGCAACAATGCTTCCTTAGCAGTGCCACATGCATCTAATAGGCTGAGGGATCCCTCCATCAGCTCATCGACCCATATCTTGTGCCGGTGTTGGGCTAAGATCTGTTGGGTGAGTGGTAATAGAAGCAAATTGTCTACACAATCATGTAGATCTTTTAGGCCACTAAGTTTGTGGCTTATTGACGATGATGAGGTGGCCTCAGAAGCTTGTAATCTGCATAACTGCTCATCAAATTCAGGAATGAGAGGGTGTGGCCTAGAGGGCAAGCTAATGGAGCGAGCATGGTAATTGGCTTTTGGGTTTAGAGGAGTGACAGCCATTTTTTCTTCCTTGGGAGAAAAGAAGGCCTGGAAGTTGAATCTATAATTTGGCCTTGCAATTTGCAGATGCTTTGCCTTGCTCTATCATCTTCCCAGTATATATAATGGAGTCAGGAGACAATAAGAATCCCTTCCTCTCCAAAAATCAATGAATGGTAATGTGGTTATGATTTGGATCTTAATGATATCTCAGCGGTGTTTAGTCATTGTCTCCCTCCAACCAGTTCCCCAACTCACCACCCaattaatttaactttgaaAATCACAAGCTTAACATTATGTGATCCTAGAAATAATTCATAGTATATGCAGCCCACGAGTGGCAGTCAAAATCTCCTCTGATAGAAGTAATCTTTCTGCTCCtattcatatatgtatatacatcatttttttttgtctcgTCTTTTTTTGCGTATATTACAGTTGTGTGACAATAACCAAACATGGGGACTAATTCAATTCCATATGTTCCACCAATGTGAAATTTGATATTCAGAAGACAACAGGTCTGCATCACTCATGCAAGCATATTCTGAGTAGGATTTGCAATTTCTTTTAAGGATAGAGGGCCTTAAAATTAATCTGATATTGTGGATattgtgaagaagaaaagttAATTTTCTAGCAAACccgcatttttctttttgttggtaTAGTCATATTGCTTGTCCCTACATCATATGAGTAGGAAATTTCACCAAGAAAGTGAAAAAGTTTGATGATTATGAGCACAGAAATATCTGAACAAAAAGAATTTGATGAGGATTTTTCCTTCTGTTCTAGGTCTCAACTCTGCTTGTTATCACAAACCAACACAAGACAATCAAAACAATTTGTATGGCATTATGTTTATGGATCTTGCATTTGATTCATCTGTTTGGAAATCTGATTATTAGAATCAAATGGGATTAACTTTTACCAGGTACAAAAAATGGTAGAGTATAAGCTCAAGGCCCTTCATTTTTTATGAAGGAACAAACTACGGAGGACAGTAGTTGGCTCTTGCAACATTTATCTCCTTGCCACTGGCTGTGGATATCGGTAAGTATTCTTCAACCTCATTTGAAGGCCCTTATTCACTATGGTCTTCTGCACAAAACTGATTGTAGTTCTTGGACGTGTTCCTTAGCAATGCTGCATACATCAGGCTACTTAGATTGTCCCTTAATGATGATTATGAACAGGTGGTTTCAGAATTTCTTAATCTACACAAAGGCTCATCTAATTGAGGAATCAATGGATGAGGCCTAGAGGGCTAGCTGATTGAGTGAGCATGGAACCGGTTTTCGGGACTGACAGAGAAGAAGCCATCTTTGTTACAGGAGGCCAGGCACTAACAATGTGCAGGTCAGATCTAGCAAGTTCCCTTCCTCCCTTGGCATCtgctcaatatatatatatatggtggtAGAGAGGAATAAGAAATCTTATCTTTTCAACTCCCATTGACTCACAGCATCATTTTGAGTAGATCTAAACTCAAATGTCTGCCAATGTTTGTTCAATGTTCCTCACCTCAATTCATAATTACAA includes the following:
- the LOC117910854 gene encoding uncharacterized protein LOC117910854 codes for the protein MAVTPLNPKANYHARSISLPSRPHPLIPEFDEQLCRLQASEATSSSSISHKLSGLKDLHDCVDNLLLLPLTQQILAQHRHKIWVDELMEGSLSLLDACGTAKEALLQTKECVNELQSTLRRRRRGEYRISTKVEEYLTSRKKVMKAIHKALKNLKGMKNKCSFSPLNTDSEALSMVSMLREVEMVTLTVLESLLSSISGSTVRSKSSSWSLVSKLIHHKQVACEEAPAGLTDFEVDSALNTLIDHKGKLVNPVHVDNVQNKLGNLESSIQDLEEGLEFLSRRLIKTRVSLLNILNH